TAGAACTCGATTTTCACTTGAGCGAAATTGATGTGTACGGCAAAtcagattttgaaaattaagcAGTTGCACAACAGTTTTGCCATACATTCTGAGGAGATTGTGGCTGGAGCTAAATTACCAGAACCTGAGAGAAATTAGTTGCGAATTTTCCTACAATACCAGCCCCTTGCCCACCTATTTAAGTCACATTTCCCATGAATTTTTACAACCAAAAATTCTCAATTGAAGTGCTAGATAACCCTACATCAAAAACCCATTCCTATcttctcagccaaaaaaaaacaccattcctAAATTATAATCAAAGTTAAATTTGGTAGTCTCATGTTGTCAATCTTGTAGTTCTAGTGCAGACACCAGtggtctcaatttttttttttttttaatctgtcctttgaaaaatcaaacatattttATAGAATTCTGGATCGAGCCAACTCAATGAGTACTACTAAACTGGGCCATATCCATTCCATAACCAAGATTATCTCCCTCGGTTTCTTAAATGTATTATCCTTGCAAAAATCTATAAATCCCACGGGATTTGAAAAGATACGTCTGTACGGCTATTAgtcaaaatacaataaaaatggGTCTAGATTCATCGACTTCACTTCGCATGACCACAATAAATAATATCTCGTATATCACTAGGTCTCGATGAGACTATTATTGTGGGCACGACATATTCATTGAGGCGTCATTACTCAAATCGCTTAACTCATGTCAAGTATCATATGAAACTATACAAAGACTCATCTATCAAACCATAAATAGAGATAAAGTCATGTTAACCAGTACCTTTAGGGTATTgattaacaatctattttaagaaagttttgatatcactttgatgaaaaatagaaaaaattgtcaaaatattaattacttttttctttttttataaaaaaaaatttaaatagattattaattaATTCCCTAAGATATTCGTTagaatttttcataaatatataaccagataaaaaattgttattggaTAATGTAAAAGAGTATGCTCACCCACTCGCAAACTACCTAAGAGCCACCCCTACGTGTCTACCCAATAATTTTCCCAAGATAAGATAGGAATAAAACCAACTAGTATATATAGGCTTGGCACGTCAGTTATCCATCAATTCAGACCGGTAATATCCTGTTCAACAGCACAAACGTCCACGACTCTTCACACAAACTCATTGCTTTCTGCATATATAATTATACATAACAAACTCACTGCTGCATAATCAAACAAGCTCATCACTGATCAGTGACAAAGTCTTTATTACAGTGTCTCTCAGTCTCAACCATGCTCAGGCTTCTCTCTATCTCCTCCAAATCCATATCCAATTCTCTCAGAAAATCCAGCTCTATATCATCCTGTTCATTTACTCACTTAGAAACCCATCTCTGTAATCCAACAAACTCTCCCATCTCTTCAAATTCATCTGGGATTCCTTCAAACCAATTCAATTCTATAAATCCAGCCAAAACCCCAGATGGGTATTCGTTTTCCCACCGTTTTGATCGAAATTTCAGTTCTTTCGGCTCCAAGATTGGTTTTTGTAAGGTTTCTTCATCTGGGTATTGGCTAAATTGTGCAAATTTGAGAACTTGTGAGAGAAATGGAAGTGGGGTTTTGAGGGTTCAGGGTTCTGTTAGTGGAATGAGGAGTTTCAGTAGTGAATCGGACAGGGAATCTATGGAGTATgatgttgttattgttggggcaggACCGGCTGGGTTATCGGCGGCGATAAGATTGAAGCAAATGTGCATTGAAAAGGGGGTTGATTTATCAGTGTGTGTTGTTGAGAAAGGTGCTGAAGTGGGTATGTTTCTCAtatcaatttgttgaagtttgaatttgattgaatATGTTGGTTTAATTCAGGCTTAATGGTCACCTAGTTAGTTATCTTGTCTGGAAAAAGGTGATAAGATTAGCTTAATGGGACGTAGCATGTTAAAGGAGttcgaattttttttggtaattgaaaCTGTAAAGACAACTTTGAATGAGtgcattttattttgttctttaatttccttCACTAAATTTTGTTGATATATGTTCTGAATACCTTTTTGTGATTTGAATGATCGGtctcttttctttatctttggAATTGTGcgtgggaaaagaaaaaaaaatgtgattcaattataatttgacaTCACTGAGGAAACCTTATTGTAACCTGCATTTCATGTATGGTGCTTTTGAATcactttaattttcatttgcaTTGCAAAGCATGTGTGAGGCAAGGTTTAGCATTATGGTAGGCCTGGTCAACTGTAAATCTTCTTGTAATTTAAGAATGTCAGTAACAATATTCACATGGCCtgataaaaatgaatataaGGTTAAGGTGCTAATGCTATAAGattgcatttttaaaaagttagttaGCACTAGTTGGAGACAGTATAAGAGAAAATCCATTTGACATGGTAATTCATAGGCAGAATTGAGGTGGAGGTTCTACAGAGCTATGGAAAAGACAAACAATGGACATGGATTCTGATTTAGTAGAGATTTGTTGACAGAATTGCATTGCCTGAAATAGATGTTTATTTTGGGTAGGTCTTGCCACATAGATAGGTGGTAAAAggtttttctttaattcatATTATCTTCTCCTGTTACTGCTGGATGttatggaatatgaaaatagGACTCATTCTTGATACATAAACAAGCTCAAtcaaaacttcttctttttcccaatATTTCTACAGTAGACTGTTTAAGTCCTTTTTATGAGGTCATTGCCCTTAAACAATCCATGTCAACAGTCTTCTTTATTCTCATGTCATAATAGGTGCTCACATCCTTTCTGGAAATGTTTTTGAACCCCGGGCATTGGATGAACTTCTCCCACAGTGGAAACAGGAAgaggtctctctctttctctcttctgtTTCTGCTTCCTCAAGTTTTGCTTCAAATTTTTCCGTATTAATTATATGTTAACAACTGTTTCATAtaatcttttgtaacttaggtTATGCATATGAAAATCACACAATTTACTCTAGGAAGATGGGACCAATCTGCCACATTTCTTCTGTTGTGTATGTTTCCTACATCAGATTGGTTACACCCTCTATGTGGAccttgtaaataaaaaaataaaaaggatttttCATTTACTTCTCATAAGATGTATCATTTAAAATCCAGGAAGACTTTCATGTACTGATGGCCTTATTGCCTActggagctttttttttttttttttaaatagttaggataaagtttcattaaaaaataccAATTCATGTAAAAGAACATGAGGTAGCCAAAAAACATACAGAAAAGACTCAAGATTGTGTACTAGTATGAAAGATAGAGGTCTCAGCTTCAACCTATCATGGCCTGGATTTTTTAGGTTAGCAGCCATGCTATCCTTTGGAAGGGAAAAGTTCAAAGTATAATAATTAATCCAAGGGTGAAATCCCTCTTTCCAATTCTCAATTCCAATTGCATGTATCAACATCAAGGTCTTTGTTATCAGAAACATATTTATCCatcaaaaaacataaatatgtaaatttattCACATTGTTATATGTATATTGGAGAAGTtacaattatataaatttatcaaGTGATAGATATATTGTGAGATATGAGTAATGCTTTGTAGTTCATATGATTAAATCCTGttcttctatattttctttatgtGATCAATGGTTCTGCACAAAAAAATTGGTCATGAACTAAAGTTTAGGGACTAACAATGTATTTTGCCATAATTAAATGTGGAAGGAAAAGCTGTTGAGGGATAATCTGTTAATGATAAAGCATGAGGAACTCACTATCAACTGAATTTGTTAATTGTAATTCCACTTGTTTTCTATTGAATTTTAATCCATGTTCTTTTCCAAATATACCTGCAGGCACCAATAAGTGTCCCTGTTTCTTCTGACAAGTTTTGGTTTCTTACAAAGAAGCGTGCATTTTCACTTCCTTGTCCTTTTGATAACAAGGGAAACTATGTTATAAGGTATTTGTATATGCTTGTATAATGCATGGAGCATTTATATAGAAATGTATGTTCAAAATCCAAACACTGCATTCTTTGGCTGGCCTTTTATTTTTAACCTTCAAAAAAGAGGACCCCATGTGCATGTATGTCATGatgatttcatttcatttgCTGCCAAATCTACCTGGAAATAGCTCTGGCTTTGATTCTGTTATGTGCCTATTATAACTCACTACAATCATTTTGATCCATTGTTCCCTGGATAACTTGACTTCATGTAAGTAGTTAATTTGCAGTGGAATTAATAGAAGCTTGCTGGTGCCCTAGGATTTTGCTTAAGTCTACAATCAGAAAGAAGactgacatatatatatatatatatatatatatatctgaaattgggtttttgttaACCCTGAAATTCTTTTGCTAGTCAAGATGGTTCATGATAGAATCTCTTTGACAGAAAAAGGATTGTTTGTTTGCTCATGTTATGCAACCGTTACTAAGTTACTGCCTGTTTCATTCAAGGCAATAGATTCTGTTGTACTTTACTTATTAGATGCCTCTTTAATCATAGTATGTATGTTTCAATGCAACCCTTCTTTTCTGATCTAATTGTTTCAAATCTTTTTGAACAAGCCTCTTGTTGACCCTCTGATGTAGTTTAAGTCAGTTAGTACGTTGGATGGGGACGAAAGCTGAAGAATTGGGGGTTGAAATATATCCTGGCTTTGCTGCTAGTGAGGTACTCTTGTTTTTGCTCTCTTGTTACCAATCAACATACTAGTGGAAAGTTTCTTAAATACAAGCTATGGAATTGGTCAGATCTTATATGATGCAAAGGACACAGTTATTGGCATTGCAACTAATGATATGGGAGTTGCCAAAGATGGTTCAAAGAAGGAAATTTTCCAGCGTGGTGTCGAATTGAAaggcatctctctctctctcacacacacacacacatactctGTTATAAAGCACATCTGCTTTCACTAGATattgatattttcattttagaCTCGTCAAATAACTGAAATACTAGTTGGAATACTCTATGTGGGTTGAGTCTTGAGAGTGGCCACCACATGCAAACGATGCCGAAAACTAGGATTGTATCCAAGGCATCTTAGGCGGGACCAGCATTGTTAATGACCATTTGACATCTTATAGTGTTTTGATTGACCAAGTTTTCCAAGCTTTTACATGATGGTTGGTAGGTAAATTATGGGTTTTAACTTAAATAAACAACTTTGTATATTTAAATGTACATTTTCACTATTTGCGTCAGTAAAATGTTTGACATTAATTAAACATTTTAGACAATGACACCTGCCTctcttttgttattattcttcTCAAAATGTAAAATACTCACAGACAATGACCTTGATTGGTAGATGCAAGCATACAAGTAGGTTTTAgtacaatatatattttgcatAGAATGATCTAGTTATCTGTTTTCATACGTTGGTACAAACTGATATGCAAATGTGAGAATACTATGCAGGACGTATAATGCTTCTAGCTGAGGGATGCCGGGGATCAATATCAGAGGTCTGCAGAAAAcgttttatttctttaataggTGCAATATTCTTAAATGTGAAGCCCTTTCTGGTCAAACTTTATTGTGATATCAGCAGGACCTCTTTGTTTTACATTgcagaaaataatgaaaaagtacAACTTGAGAGAGAAAAGGCATGCTCAGCATCAGACTTATGCTTTGGGAATTAAAGAGGTAGCTGTTTTTTTACCAATTATAGCTCATAATGGGTGCTAGTCCATTCATTTCATATCTATTCACTTTGGGATGTATGAAATCTGACTTCTTTAATTTTAGAGGTTGTTTGTTAAAAACTACATATGTTAGCTATTAAGTCCTAATATGTATTAATATAAGAgtgattttgattgtttttgtctctatgcctAGTTGGTTTTCTACTTGTTCCCCCTTACTGCTAAGTGATGCACAATCTTCCATAATTTTATATTGGTGTTATTATATGGAAAATTGATTCTTAAACAATGGGCAAGCCCTTGAATAAAGTTGTAAGCATAGTTGCAGAATTACTAACTTTCTCTTTAAATATATCTTTAAGCAGTTGTGCCATCAAGATTTATCAATATGATTATGAGTTGGTATATTTGATCAAACCTTACCCACCCAAGTAATATGCTTTGCTGTAAGAGAAGAATTTCCTTAGTTTTCACTCACTTAATGCATACAAGAAGTTTATGTTGCTTGTTCCCAAGTTCAAATGCTGTGTCATACTCAGGTCTGGGAAATTGAGGAGGACAAACACCACCCTGGTTCTGTGATTCATACTTTAGGTTGGCCCTTGGATCAAAAGACATATGGCGGATCATTTTTGTACCACCTTCAAGATAGACAGGTAAATGGTTCttatttgcaaatttttttcagTTATTAGTGATCCAAACTATATGCAGTGCTTTTTTGGCATTATATTCACATCTTTGCATGTAGCTATTTTGTTATGGAAGTTAATAGAATTTGTTTAAAAGTGCATCTATGTCTACAAGTTTCAGTGCATATCATTGACATGAATCTTTCATTACTAAATTCTTGATCTGAATAACCCGTTTATTCATAAATTGTCTTTCTTGATCATGCAGATCGCTATTGGCTTGGTGGTTGCTTTGAATTATCAAAACCCTTTTTTGAACCCTTATGAGGAATTCCAGGTAAAGATctttatttccctttttttaaaataagtaaatattataCTATATCTTTTATGCATATGCTTATGGATCTAAAGTATTGCATTATGTTCTCTTAGATgtgtataaaattatattataattctGGGGGATCTAGTTTCTGTTTTCTCAGGAGACAGATATTCTTTTTCGGGGGCGGGTTAGGGGATTTACAGAAATATTGTAGCATAAAATACCTCCTGAAAAGCTACTATTCAGTATTTTGAACCCTCATTGTGCACTCCTACAtaacattattagcagtggTGCATTCAAGCATTTCAAGGAAATGTCTCCTttttttgtccctttttttaACCATAGCCTTGAAAGGCAGGCggctataatttattttaaagtaatttCTAGGAAATGGAGCAATTATGAAAAATGATATCAATATTTAgaagaaattcattttttgaCATTGTGGGTGGAAATAGCCAAAAAGGGCTGTGGATAAAAAATTTTCTGGAATGCATTTTTAGCTGCAGAAACAGTGAAAATTTATTTGGCTTCTGCATCCTATTACTCAcatatgataaaaataaataaataaataaaaaataaaaaatgaagtagTTTTTTATCGAAGGATTcctataaaatttttcattaactCCTAAGTCAAGACAGGTAGACCTAGCTGCGAAATTcatgagttttgagaatttATGACGAATTCAATTAATTCAACTCAGTATAGTCATCGGTACTACTGTTCCTATCCCAACTATTTGCAAGCTTCTGTGGTCAAGctatatattttatagattCAACATTAGCTCATATTGAGCTATTAGCATCGCATCACCTACGTAAGTAATGTCATTTTCTGGGTGGGCAGTTTTTGTTTGGAGAAGGATCCACCATGAACTTTAGTTTGCAGTTGGTGAGAAGTATCTCCTttgttttaagggttttttttttttttttgtgggggggtgAATGAGGGTGGTGCTTATGTTGACTGACAccctaatttattttcaaaatatcaatcCTCTTTTTGAAACATAATAAATGCTACATTTCAacctcaaattaaaataatttgtttcaTATAAGTACTGCTATTTGGGAGCTATTCTAGTTGAGCTACAACTCATCATGAATGGGAACTAGTTTAATGACTATCTATTACCCTATCAAAAACACAGAGTTAATGATTATTTTCCACAAGGTCTGTTATTGATAGAAGAGAGACATGCAATGAACTTAAGTGAATCCAGGGGTGATCTGGGGTGGATTTCCTTATATGACAAACATTAGGCTGGGCAGATTCACTAATATCTTTTGGCTATTTATATGATACATCATTTGGTTTCTTGTGTTAGTTCCATGGATGTGTTATGATGTCTATCCCTACTGTAGTTCATTTAGCTGTGGATACAAGTATTTGGAATCTTACCCGGTTCTACTATTGGTTTCTCTGCTTATAGAAACTGAAACATCACCCAGCCATCAAACCACTCTTGGAAGGTGGGAGTGTTCTCCAGTATGGTGCTCGCACTTTGAATGAAGGTGGCTTCCAGGTATGCCAGTAACCCCTAATCCACTTTCAATATACAAGAAACTCATCAAGATAGTAGAATAATTGAAAGTCAATTCTAAATTTCTTGCATGTGGCCTCCATTGTGGTCTTGTGGATCAAGTATATATAGAATATTTGATTTCCCCAACAAACAAATTCTTATGTGATTGCTTGCtgttataaatttattaaaattttactcGGTGGTTAAAGGTGGAAAGGTCTAAGGACAAACTGTTCATATATTGAGTGCTTATATTTATCGATCAAGTTAAAAATAAGCTATACCGGAGGGAGAATCAtctgttctttattttctattagtGATTTAACAGTTAATTACTAATGATATATGCCGTTCTTTGTTGGTTATTATGTGATATTCAAATATGAATATGATGCTAGTTAAATTTCAGTCTATTCCATATCCAGTTTTCCCTGGAGGTGCAATAATTGGATGCTCAGCTGGCTTCTTAAATGTACCAAAGATAAAGGGGACTCACACTGCAATGAAATCGGGTACCACCACAACATTCTAATTGGATgacttttatttaatctttattGCTGCTTGAATATGTCTATTTGAGggtattttaaattaatataaacgGTGTAATAGTTTGGAAAGTTTGAATCAAAATGGTCatgtgcttttctttttcatttttatctctGTATATGAGAGTGTTTCCTTACATATCTTCTTGGATATTTAGAAAGAACTGGGGGGAAGGGGGGAGGAACAGAAGCAATGGCGTTTGGATCATGTGGCATTTCCACCTTGTCAAACTAGGGGTGGACTGTGGAGGGTGAAGTCACGGGTTCAGACCAATgcatgtttgaatttttttttttacctaccaaAAAAGGGACTGGCTTCCCATTCATTCATGTCCAGATACTATGGATGTGAGCATATTCCTATAGAAATTTGTGtagtgtttttttaattggtcAAATCAGTATTCCATGTGGCTGAAACCAATTTTTTGATTGAGGAAATTATTGGTCCTTGTGACCAACCATGGCTTTGGTAGATTTactatttctttcattttgtatCTATCATGATTCAATATGAATTTGCCTCATCtttgcttttttccttttgtggtCACagacaaataaatatatttgtaatttttgttacaatgttaaaaaaaaaatttacttcttgtaaattgtatatattattattagatgtgaattctCTTCTTTTCTGGACACgtgatataaattttttgttgccaTTTGCTCTTCTTCCTGTAAAGTTATGTCATGGTACATTAGAGATGATTTCATTTAGGTTTTCTACACCAATGGCTACCATTGCTG
The Quercus lobata isolate SW786 chromosome 10, ValleyOak3.0 Primary Assembly, whole genome shotgun sequence DNA segment above includes these coding regions:
- the LOC115963558 gene encoding electron transfer flavoprotein-ubiquinone oxidoreductase, mitochondrial yields the protein MLRLLSISSKSISNSLRKSSSISSCSFTHLETHLCNPTNSPISSNSSGIPSNQFNSINPAKTPDGYSFSHRFDRNFSSFGSKIGFCKVSSSGYWLNCANLRTCERNGSGVLRVQGSVSGMRSFSSESDRESMEYDVVIVGAGPAGLSAAIRLKQMCIEKGVDLSVCVVEKGAEVGAHILSGNVFEPRALDELLPQWKQEEAPISVPVSSDKFWFLTKKRAFSLPCPFDNKGNYVISLSQLVRWMGTKAEELGVEIYPGFAASEILYDAKDTVIGIATNDMGVAKDGSKKEIFQRGVELKGRIMLLAEGCRGSISEKIMKKYNLREKRHAQHQTYALGIKEVWEIEEDKHHPGSVIHTLGWPLDQKTYGGSFLYHLQDRQIAIGLVVALNYQNPFLNPYEEFQKLKHHPAIKPLLEGGSVLQYGARTLNEGGFQSIPYPVFPGGAIIGCSAGFLNVPKIKGTHTAMKSGMLAAEATFGVLQEGLNLETYWDALQNSWIWEELYRARNYRPAFEHGLIPGLAISGLEHYILKGRSPFTLKHGIPDHEATKVARLCSPIQYPKPDGVLSFDVPTSLHRSNTNHEHDQPAHLRLRDPKIPEQVNLPDYAGPESRYCPARVYEYNPDEKSQLKLQINAQNCLHCKACDIKDPKQNIEWTVPEGGGGPGYSIM